In Chrysemys picta bellii isolate R12L10 chromosome 22, ASM1138683v2, whole genome shotgun sequence, the genomic stretch GTCTCCTTGTCCAGGCCGCGTGTGCAAATGCGTGTGATCCAGAGCCCAGCAGTGCGGAGACCTGACCCCAGCTCTTAGGAGCCCCGAGCTGCCAGGGGCtgtaggagtggggagggggggctgtgatAGGATCTTCACCTGCCCCAGTGCACACTGCACGCGTGCTCCTCCCTGTCCCGTCGTGCAGACCAGTGGGCACGTGCTCCCAGGGACATCATCCATGCGATGGGATCCACATGCTTAGTGCATACTCCCAGGCATGTACGCCTCCACGGACAAACACGCATCGGGAGAGACATGTATGGCCCACGAGTGCTCACACAGGCATTTGCATACAGACATCCATGTGCAAAAACAGCCCCTCGGGATGTGTGCCCACACGTGCACAGTCACAGAATATAAAACCTGACCACACCGTGTCCCCATGCACTCCATGCAAAGAGGGACAGGGCGGGGACTGGACTGCCCTCTGCGTGCCCCACACCCCACCGTGGGCCTGTCCCTGGCACTcggccccctgcctcccccctccacagGATGTGGACGACGCCACCCTCTCACGCCTGGAGCTGGAACGCAAGATCGAGTCGCTGATGGACGAGATCGAGTTCCTGAAGAAGCTGCACGAGGAggtaggggcagggtggggggcccaaggggagggacaggaggggggtgggaggggatttggggggtggctTGGTcccatgggggaaggagagggccgCAATGGCTCAGGTGGCACATTGATGTGGGACCACTAACcgctctgccccactcccctcccctgctggccCCGGGAGACCCCAGCTGGGTgggtggggtcgggggggggagggggagagctctccAGTGGCCAAGGTACCTTTCCGCCATCTCGTGGTGAAGAGCAGAACTGCAGATGCAGTGCAGCCCCACCCTGCACCAGGCTGCAGTGcacgggatggggggggggggggcacagacaggCTCACAATTAAACTTCTGGGTGCAGCTGGGGCCCCACATGAGGCAGATTTCAGGACGTCTCGCGGTCTCTCTTGTCCCTGTGCGTGTGGTTGGCGTGTCTGTGCGTGTGGTTGGCGTGTCTGTGCGTGGGGTTGGCGTGTGAAGGAGCTGCGTGACCTGCAGGTGAGCGTTCAAAGCCAGCAGGTGCAGGTGGAGATGGAGACGGTCAAGCCAGACCTGACGGCCGCGCTGCGCGACATCCGCACCCAGTACGAGAGCATCGCGGTGAAGAACCTGCAGGAGTCCGAGGAGTGGTACAAGTCCAAGGTACTGGCCCCAGTCGTGGCCCTGGGGTGGAGGCGCCCCATATGCTCTCCGTgctgggggagccgggggggagcaatggggcatggctgctcctgctcggggggagggggaacaaccTCACCTGCAGGGAGCTCCCCCTGCACCTCGCTGGGATAGCATTTCGGGGGGTCCTaagaccccctccctccctctcccagttTGCTGACCTGTCGGACGCGGCCAACCGGAACCACGAGGCGCTGCGCCAGGCCAAGCAGGAGATGAACGAGTCCCGGAGGCAGATCCAGAGCCTAACCTGCGAGGTGGACGGGCTGAAGGGAACCGTGAGTACCGttcggtgggtgggggggggaccccAGCACCCCCTAGCACTGCTCTGCGGGAAGAGCGCCCCCCAGTGGAGCTCTCTGCAGCAACTGGTTATACTCCCCGTGCCTGAGCAGGGAATCGCAGCCCTGCCGCTTTCTGCAGCAGGCTCCCCCGAACAgcggcagtgggggaggtccagggtgGATATTGGGGAAACactatgtcactaggagggtggtgaagcgctggaatgggttccctagggaggtggtggagtctccttccttagaggtttttaaggcccggcttgacaaagccctggctgggatgatttagttgggaattggtcctgctttgagcaggggttggactagatacctcctgaggtcccttcccaccctgagattctatgaacagtggggagcagctcccccaggaTGGGATgtagggggggcggggagagaccgGACCCCTTCGGACCAGGAGTCcgacccctgccctcccctccccccgtggcCAGAATGAGGCGCTGTTGCGCCAGATGCGGCAGCTGGAGGACCAGTACGGGGTGGAGGTCGGCAGCTACCAGGACACGGTGGGGCGGCTGGAGCAGGAGATCCAGCACCTGAAGGAGGAGATGGCGCGGCACCTGCGGGAGTACCAGGACCTGCTCAACGTGAAGATGGCGCTGGACATCGAGATCGCCACTTACCGCAAGCTGCTGGAGGGCGAGGAGAACAGGTGGGTGCAGCCCCGGGGAGCCCAGCAGGCAAGCGCCATGGGGGGGTGGCTCTGTCACAAGGGAGGGGGCTGTTCCCCTTTGTCCCCCAGGGGGCCGGGTGGGCTGAGGGATAAGCAGGGGCCTTCTGCTACTCATTGTgctgtttgccccctcccccaggatcaCAATCCCCATCCACTCGCTGGCCTCCCTCAGCATGAAAACGTCGGGTAAGTGTGCAGCCCCAGCCACGTGGGGGtgtctctgtccctgccccccaggagtctctgcccctccccggcCAGGTTTTTGGGGGCTCCCCGCATCCCTCCCTGGGTGCCTGGGGCGTCGCTGGCCTCTGCCAATCACGCAGGGTCAGCCGCGTCCAGCTGGTCTCGCTGGGGACCCTGGGCAAGAACTCTGCCGTTGCTGAGCGGTATTGTTAGGGGCAGCGCCTGCCCATTGGGGGATCTTCCCCAGTCCTGGTGCACACTCAGCCCTGGCTTGGAGGCctcacccggggggggggggggtcagcggctgcagccccttcccctcatggcctccctgcacccccctgcccagtgcctgaGCCGGAGCAGACCATGGAGAGCCACACCAGGAAAATGGTTCTGATCAAAACCATTGAGACCCGGAATGGAGAGGTGAGTCCCCCCCCCgtcggggcagggagctgccagggtGGAATGTGCCAAGCCGagggtattggggggggggggggtgttgggggaggaggtCAGGGCATGCCCAGGCCTGTGAAGAGGTTCCCTGGGGGTTCAGCTGTCAATCAAATCCCAGCATTACAGGCACATGCAAGGAGAAGTAGCAGTGTCCagcggttagagcagggaggcaggactcctgggttctatgacCAGCTGAGGATGGAGTGagctagtggttggagcagggcatgggacccaggactcctgggttctgttcctagctctgcctctCTTGGGCTAATTGAttcccctctctgtgctggggatactgctggggcagggggctccaggatCCTCGGGGGCAGGGGGCGTAGCCGGGCACTGGGGCTGAGGGGACGGCGGGGTGGGGTCTAATCCTGTGGTCTCTGTTCCATCCCCCACGTGGCAGGTGGTGACTGAGTCGAGGAAGGAGCAGAGAAGCGAGCTGGACAAGTGATCCTGGCGCCAGGCCTCTGCCCTGGACCCAGGCGATGGCGTGAAACTGACGTGCAGAAGCCACTGCGagaccccctgctgcagccccccacccgctcccagcCACACTGGCCTTATGACTACTGATACCTCTGCCAGCCCTGCCGCACTGCCCAGTCCTCCCAGCCCGCCTGCCCTCGTGGGGCGCCCGGCGGGGCGAGCACAGCCAGACCCGCtcacagcccagggcaggggctcacccAGGGAAAGGAGCAAGGGggccctgcctcctgctcccccatccctttGCCCCCTCATCACATGCaatttcctctgtccctcccctggCCTGTGCCCTTGGATCTGACCTGGTTGcttttcctgccccagccctgccttgggggggacgggggggactgACCTTCCCAGACTACATGTACTGAGCTGGTAAAGAAGGACCCTGGCTCGCCCTCCGGCCACGGCCCGTGCTGTGCCCATGTAAACCCTGAGACCCGTCACCAGCTCCAGTCCTGCTGCCCAGTCCCGCCATGGTTCCCGCTTGACCCAGTTTGATACCAAAGAGGAGTCTGCTGCTGAAACGGATTCCAGAGAGGATCTGTCCTGGTTCCGCTATCAATCCTGAACTCCGCAGGGATGTTACCTCCCACCAGCTGTTCCCAGGGCTACACGGTTCCTGCTGAGAGGACTAGGTCAGTGCTGTACCAGAGATGCCTGGTTCTGATTGCTGATACCGCTGTCTGACACGGTGTCTGTTCCTAGCCCCCAATTCTGACACTGCTCAGTCCAGAAGCTGCATTTTAGTACAGAAGACCCCCATGGCTGGGACTGTTTACCACTGTTGAATTTCTAGCCCCAGGGCGCTCAGCCCAGATTCCTGCTCCCAGGTTAAATCCCACTACAAATGGCTGACGTTGAAGCAGTTCCTAGTCCGGCTACTGACTCTTCCCAATGCTGCTGAATCTCCGTCTCGATTCTCATTCGTCCTGCTAGGAGCAGCTGGGAGTGATCCCTTGCCTAAGACTCTGGCCGTTTTGAACACGCGGTACTGATGCCTGCTGTTTGCTCCTGGCACTGATTTCTGCTTTGACCCCAAATCCCAGCGCTGACGGGGATAAGTGTGTCAGGTGCTGCACACCAGTGctgagtgagacaaggtgggggagctAATGCCtgttatgggaccaacttctgtggatgAAAGAGACGACAgcagttggtccaagaaaagagaTTAGCTCCTCCAGCTCGTGTCTTTAGTATCCTGGGCCTACTCTGACCACAACCCCGCAACGGGCAATACTGACTGTCCAGTGCAGTCCCTGAGAGTGAATCCTTCCCTAAGGAGCCCTGCTGGGGTGCGGAGTCTCAGTTTGATACGGATCCCTGCCTGCCTGGTAGCACTGGTGCCTCTCTGGGATTTCAGACACGTTTTTAGCTCTCCTGCCCTGATCTGGGAGAGTTTCTTCTCGCCCTTTTCAGCGCTGGCTCCAATACTTGAACAGATGCATGGAACGATGTTTCCGGCTGCCAAAGGGTGCTGCTATCCCATCTCAGTAGCGATTCCTGAGCCCAATACCTGCTGCTGACACCAAGCCCTGCTGTGCTTTTCCGCTTCTGCTCCTCTGAGTGCGTCCCGAAGCCTAGTCCTGAGCCTGGCTGCGGATAAATCTGCAGTCCCAAAAtgcttccccccactgccctcctcACGGCTGTGCTCTGGCTGCCTGGCCGCCCACACTGTGCCTGATTCTCAGATcccctcccttgccccagccctgccttcatTAACCAGTGGGCTGGGGTAGGGACCCCTCACCCTGCTGCAACGAGACACGCTGGAGGCTCTGAGTAGCTGCAGGCTAGTTGCTTTGGTGCTCCCTGAACGACGACTTGCCCAGCGCTCGGCCGTGGTGTGGACCGTGCCCCGTCTTGCTTTACTGGCCACTAAAGATCAGAGTGAGGAATCGCTTGTGTCTGCTTCTCGTCTGTGCCTCCTTGTCCTAGTGTCTGGTATCTCCACCCACCAGtggaggggaagaaaggggggaGAGGCCTCAACTTTGACCCCTTCAGGCAGTGCCCACTAAGGGGCCCCTGTCTGAGGTGAGCTGGCAGCTCTTAGCCCTAGAGGGCAAGTGGTGCCATCCCAAAATAACCTCACCCCACTTAGACCTAGCAGACCTCCTCTGTTGGCAGCCACTGGGGGGAGGCCAAgctccctgcctgtgccttatAGAAAGTCCCTTTAGGGCAGCATGCGGCATGGTGGTGGCAGTGGGTGAGGGGGAGCTTGCCCATGCTGTCTGCTGTGGGGGTGGCGAGAGGCTGGATTCAGACTAGGGCCCCACAGGCATTGACCCCATGAGCACTAGTGCCTGTTCACCCTTTTCACTGCGGCTCTCGGCCCTGGCCAGCTCTACGCTTCCCGGGAGGGGATGGCCTGTAGGAATCCAGGCAGACAGTGGGGTAAGCTGTGGGCATGCTGTGCAGCGTGAGCCAGGCGCACGGGGTGATCTGTGGGCACAGCAGTGCTGAGGGGGTGTCCTCGGGGCTGTGTGAAGCTGTGCCTGGTTGGCAAGACCTCATACCATGGTATGACCTGGCACCGTGGCACGACGCTGCCGTCTGACCTGGTGTAGCTAGCCTAGGGGAGACCTCACAGCAGGATGGGCACCTGCGGGTGACCCCAGCCAGTGAGAACCATGGGGAGTGTCTGTGGCATGGGCCTGGCCCGTGTCCCTCTGGTGTGACCCAGAGCCGGGGCCTGGCCCCATGTGACCCCTTGGcgtgagctggagccggggcccgGCCCCTGTGACCCCTTGGCgtgagctggagccagggccCGGCCCCTGTGACCCCTTGGcgtgagctggagccggggcccgGCCCCATGTGACCCCTTGGcgtgagctggagccggggcccgGTCCCTGTGACCCCTTGGCGTGACCTGGAGCCGGGGCCCGGCCCCTGTGACCCCTTGGCGTGACCTGGAGCCGGGGCCCGGCCCATGTGACCCCTTGGcgtgagctggagccggggcctGGCCCATGTGACCCCTTGGCGTGACCCAGAGCGGGGCCCGGTCCCTGTGACCCCTTGGCGTGACCCAGAGCGGGGGCCTGGCCCCACGTGACCCCTTGGCgtgagctggagctgggccccctGATGTGATAGGGTGGGCCTCTCCTCCCACCCGACCCTCGGAGGACCCAGCCTATCCCACAAGTCCATCCGCCCGCCGCTCTACCCACGCCCTTCTCTATGGTCTAGACGCCCCAGCTCCCTTCAGCTCAGATCTCGCGAGATCGTCGACTTCCGCTGGGTGAccttgccccgcccccctcgcGCCTGATAGGCCGGAACGGGAGGTGGGAGGTGACCAATCCGTCCCCGCAGCTCCGCCCTACGCCTTGCCGTCGTCCTCGCCCCGCCTCCCTTGCTCCCGATTGGCTCGCTCTACGCTCGACCCCGCCcccgggggggggaaaggaaagtgACCAATCAGCGCCGTTGGTATTTTACAAACcggcggggagctgccgcctgCTCCCAAGGCGCTGGGCTGAGCCGAGCGGACGCAACCGAATCAaccaggagcaggtgggggggagagtcccggggggggggagcgtgtggggggctccctggctgggggggTCCCGGGGTGGGGGCAGTAGAGTGCGGGCCCCCGTGGGGTTCCtggcatgggggggcaggggatgaagggggcaggggggggtcCCAGCTGTGGGGGTCTCTGGGGGTCCCGCGGTGGGGGCAGTAGAGGGCGGGCCCCCGGGGGGTTCCtggcatgggggggcaggggatgaggggggtAGGGGGGGTCCCAGCTGCGGGGGTCTCTGGGGTCCCGGGGTGGGGGCAGTAGAGGGCGGGTCCCCGGGGGGTTCCtggcatgggggggcaggggatgaagggggcaggggggggtcCCAGCTGCGGGGGTCTCTGGGGTTCCCGGGGTGGGGGCAGTAGAGGGCGGGCCCCCTGGGAGTGTCTGGGGATGGGGTGTACATGGGGGATGCCTCGGGGTGGAGAGCATCCGTGGGGGACCCCTGAGGTGAGGGCCTAGGAGGGTAGTTGGGAAGGGGGTTTCTGGGGGCTGTAGTGGGAGTCCCTGTAGGGGTTCCCCagggggggaggtggggttccctgagagcagtggggtgggggattcTCTGGGCTGTTGCCCAGTAGGAGGGTCCCTGGGACTGGCAGAGGGGAGCtctctggggtggtgggaggtggtGTATAGGTGGGGGGGGTAGTAGGGAattgtgcagagctggggggcctggggcaggggacaaTGTGGTGGACGGCAGGGAGGAGACTGGGTTGGGCAGAGATTGCAAGTAGGTGCAAACGGCAGGGCCTCGGCCCTCGGGGTGTGGGTGAGCTTCCCCTGGGGCCGGTGCTGGTGGCAGCGACCCTGTGGCCAGCGCTCCCTGGCTGGCCCAGAGGTGCATTAAACGGGCTAGTGAACTGGGGCCGACTCTGCAGTGGCCAGGATCCAGCCACACAGGGACTCTCCTGTAGCCAGTCCCCAGCCGGCTGGGGAGGGAATTCCCCATGGGCTAGTGCTGCCAGCTCTGGTCTAGCCAGGGGGCCAGACTTGAGCCCGTCAGTGGGTCTCCTCTGGtgtggtgggggctgggaggtggTTACACGCTCTGCAAGTTAGATCCTCTTCAGCTCCTGGGAGCCTCTCTTCCTCCAGGTGCAAATGCCAGGCAAGGTACTGCAGTGACTTGGTTTGGTGCAGCTGTCAAAAATGGCCCAGGTCAGGAAGAGTCCGGAATGGGGGTCCTTTGCCCACCCACCTCGGGGCAAGTGGAAAGGGAGCTGCTCCCTGGACGGGAGCCAACCGCAGCTGGGAAAGGAGAATGAGCCGTCTGCCTGGGACAGGCCAGACACACGGAGCCACAGCAAGATCCCTGTCCTGTCCAAAAGCCGCCTGCCGCCGGACTTCCAGCAGCTGCACCAGGCCTGGGAGAGCCAGTTCCAGAAGGTGAAtggtgggtgagggggaaggttTGGACCGGCCTCGAAGCACCATTTGTTGGCTGGTCCCTGCGCCCGGGAGAGAGCTGTATGGAAAAACACCTGGGGCATGACCGAGAAACCGAGCAGGGCCCTGTGCCAGGCTGGCAGCTGTGAAGCCGAGACCCCTATTTATCTCTCTTGGGGGTGGGAGCTGGTACGCTCGGCTCTCTTCCGCAACAGGGTCCTGATGCCCGTCTGCTCCTGCTGATTCACAGCCCCCCGCTTACCAGGGGCAGGGCAAACGCTGGTGCCCCAAGCCCCCGGGAGCGCAGTGTGACATGCGTTAACTGCCCAGCATGTTAGTGTTGATCAAAGCTTAAACCTCTTCCCGGGGGTGCTTGTTAGCAGACAATCCGACTCTGGTGCATCTGATCCTGGCTGGTCCGATGTGCTAGCCAAGGCCCCCTCTCTCCGGGTCATACTGCCACGGCTGTGATCcactgggagcagagcagggtgtTCCAAGCCCCCCTGCTGCTGGGATGCTGTGTTCCAAGCACAAAATAGCCCAAGTCTGTTgtgctgcagctccggggctatGGACAGGCTGGAGGGGAACGCCCCTGGTGTGACGCTAGCATGGCACCAAAATCCTTGTGAAAACGAGAAAAGGGGTGTGCGGCGAAAGTAGCGGGTGAGAGCGAGGGGCAGGGGAGACCGACCCTGGGTTCTGTAGCTGGctttgggacagggagtgtggTGTAGTGGTCAGGGCAGCGGCTGGGAGTCAGgcctcctgggttccattcccatcTCTGTGACTGATGTGTGATGTCAGGCAAGTTGCTTCCCCGCCTagtgcctccgtttcccccaCTAATGGGAATGCGTCTCCTGCTCCGCACCAGAGAAAGGGCACACCGCGTCCACGCGGCGTAGGGACGCCTGGCAGCGAAAGGCTCCGgcaatggggaaaggctctggccgCAGGGTCTGACACTcgatagcagtgtagacatgaggTGCTGCTTGGGTGCGTAGAGCCATGTAGGGGCATACCCGGGGGGGATCAGGTGTGCATGGCACTCGACTCGCCTCGGCTGGGTCTCGCTGTCTATGCTGCCGTATTCGTGGGGTGTGCAGCGTTCGTCCTCTGCGTGCCACCTTCATCTCCCCGGTGCTGCTCCTCGCTGCCTGGTGACGGTCTTTCTGTCCTGTCCAGGGGAAGGCTGCCAGTAAGAAGCCCTGTACGCAGACCTGTCCCTTTAACCTGACCTGCAAAGGGGACAAGTTCCACGTTGTGCCCTGCGCTGATATGGCTGCAGCCACGGAGCCGCCGGCGGGATCCCCCAATCCGCTGAGCAGAAGCCAGCCCAGAGGCCCCCTGGAGGAGATACAGCTGGGGGCACCAGCGCAGAAGAACGCGCCAGGCAGCAGCGTCCCCAGTGGCAAAGGTACCACGGCAGGGCCGGGCTCTTGTGCCGAAAACCACTGCTGGTGCAGTCCCAGCCTCTGCCAGCaggggcccccccccccccccggctcattTCCTGACACACCATCTCCTGCTGTGCTGTGATGCTCTCACATCTCACAAGCTAAGCGGGATTGAGCCTGGACGTGGGGTGGATGGGAGACCTGGCGACaactctgggagctgcagggaacgGGCCTGGCGACTGGTAATTGGTGCCCCTCGCACTGAGTCAGTGCTGGCCCTGGACCCCGGCGTGGGACTGGGGTGCTCGGAACAGGGCAGGGGGATGCTGGGCGCCCGGGGCTCTGTGCAAGTGGAGCACCGTCTTTCTGATGAGTGGTGAAGCTCAGGGACTGGCTACCTCTGCCAGGTGCCGCGGCACATTTCCCAAATGCCCAGGCCCAGTACCCGGGCGCTGGGACACGTGTCCTGGCCCCGCTCCAGCTCCGGTAATTGCATTCATTGCCCTGGCGATGTCGGCTGCCTTTGGGATTCCTTGGTGTCTAGTCCTGCAGTATTGCTTGCGCTGTGAACTGGCGGCAGCactctgccccagaggtggccgcatttcaGGGCAGGGTGATCTTGTAAAGCATTTCGGggtccttcaggatgaaagatggGATGAAGGGGGGAAGCTACCTGTGGGTTAGTGGTTCCATTTCAGCCCCTTCACCACCGCGGTATCTCTTGCAGAAGTGGAGTTCGTGGCTGACCCGGTGGCTTTGGCCAGCATCCTCTCCAATGTGGGGTTGGCAAACGGCACGCTGGGTGTGGCCAGGAAACCCAGCCTGGCCCGGCGGGTCCCTCtgagggggagcgggggaaaCTCGGTCCACGCCAGCGGGAGCGCACGGGTAAGTCCTGTGCCCCAGGGCCCCGCTGTGGAACCAGCTCCCTGCTGACGCTGGTGGCCGGCTTGCCCGCCTGGCTcgctgggagccccgggctgaGCTGGGGCCCTGAGACGGGCTGTGACGGCACTCAGCAGGGTCAGCACAGGTCAGCTAATGCTGATGGGCCGTGGGGAGAGGGGGCTTTTCTTTTCAAGGGACGGTGTTATGTCCTCCTTGTAAGCACCCCTTCAGAGCAGGTGGGGCGGCCTGGtgccaggtctcctgggttctaccccagctctgggaggagagtggggtcgtgggggtgggagtcccgggtTCTATTCCTAACTGGCTacgttgcctcagtttccccatgtgtaagaGGGAGCCGATGGCCTCTTTTCTATGGTGGGCTGAGGTCTGAGCTCCTTTGTCTGTAAATTGCTTTGATGTCTCGGAAGTTCTGACTTGTCTGCTTTTCTCCTGACCACGGCGAGCTCGCAGCCCCCTCGCACTAGAGCTTTGCTAAGGGGTGGGTCTGGGACCCACTTTCCTAACGGGCCTCCCCGGctgcttctctcttccccccagacTGTGAGTGGCTCCCTGTATGTGGCCTCGGGGACCCCTGCCTTGTGCCCGGATCCAGCCCGCATCTCCTGCTTCTCCCGGCTGGCGCCTCAAGGTACAGCCCCCTggctcctgcagctgggggccCGGACGGCCCTGGGTAGGGCGGATGGAGCAGTGGGTGAGCAGCCCCCCCAGGAAGCTGCctgtgtgggggagaagggaagggagctCGGCAGCATCTGCTGATCCTGGGCCCTTTGTTGTCGTTAATACAGCGTCGATTGCTCCCGGGCCCGCTCTCGGCTCTGCCCCCGGGGGCACTGCCCCCACTCACCGCCTgactcctgccctctctgctctgGCCCCCAGACGCAGCTCGGCGAGCCACGCGGGATCCTGCTCAGCACCGTGGCCTGCTCCTTAAATCTCAGCAGATCCAGGCCCTGTCGGAGACGCTGAGGGACCTGGGGTCCCGTGCCCAGCCCGCGGTGAGTGCTGCCTGTGCTGGTTCCAGCCCTCCTCTCTGCCTGGCTGGAGATGCCATGGGAGGGTTTGGAGGGGCTGCACTgggtcccagctctgcagagggGCGGGTGCTGGAGGAGGCTGTCTACCGCCAGTGCTTAAGGAGCCACTCAGGAGCCCACAGCTGGGAAGGGCCtcgcgggggtgggagggtgcagGGGACTCCTCGTATTAGCCTGGTTCCCTGCGCAGCCCATGTCACTGGGTTCCTCTGCTCCAGAACCCGCCCCAGTCATgcctggcctgggccagctgccCACTGCTCCCGCGGCCCCTCGGGGTGGGTCACCGTGGGGCTGGATGCGTTCCGTGGGCGATGGGGTGCCTGTCTCCAGGGTGGCTCCGACGCACCAGTCCCTTCAGGTGGGGGCAAGGCGCTGTGGGTACCATgtgcctgcccagccccccttgaACCAGGGTTCTCTCGGCGCCAGGGGCACCCCGCTCTGCAGAGACTTGGCACAGGGGCGAAGGAGGCGTGTCGGGGCCGCCCGCATCCCATTGCCACAGCAACGCAGCGCGAACCAGCCGG encodes the following:
- the PRPH gene encoding peripherin; this encodes MSARATSYRRAFGPPPLLSPGSYSSTSASSRLAAARLLGSPRSAQYARGPLRAAQPARLAPGAERLDWALAEALNREFLATRGNEKAELQELNDRFASFIEKVRALETHNAALRAQLDQAQAREPVRAADLCQDELRDLRRQLELLGQERDRAQVERDNLAEDLAALKQRLEEEIHRREDAENNLVLFRKDVDDATLSRLELERKIESLMDEIEFLKKLHEEELRDLQVSVQSQQVQVEMETVKPDLTAALRDIRTQYESIAVKNLQESEEWYKSKFADLSDAANRNHEALRQAKQEMNESRRQIQSLTCEVDGLKGTNEALLRQMRQLEDQYGVEVGSYQDTVGRLEQEIQHLKEEMARHLREYQDLLNVKMALDIEIATYRKLLEGEENRITIPIHSLASLSMKTSVPEPEQTMESHTRKMVLIKTIETRNGEVVTESRKEQRSELDK